The DNA region TCTCCTTCGGGGCGAAAGTTGATTGTTCAGCTAACGTCAACTCTAGCACCTTTAGTTGAATTGTCAATAACCCTGTTAGGCTAAGGTCCGTGGCTGTGCAATGGCTGACCGAAGAGCAGCAGCGCGTCTGGCGGACCTACCTGCTCGGCGTGGCGCGTTTGACCGAGGAACTGGACGCCGATCTGCGCCGCTCGGGACTCGATCTGCCGGAGTACGAGATCCTCGTCGTGCTGGAGGAGTCGCCGGATCGACGGCTGCGGATGTCGGAGTTGGCTGATGCCGTCCACCAGTCCCGGTCACGACTGACGCACACCATCGCGCGGATGGAGAAGACCGGCCTGGTCGAACGTGAGACCTGCCCGACCGACCGACGCGGCGTGTGGGCTCAGCTGACCGAGACCGGGTACGAGATGCTGCGGCAGACCGCGCCGAGTCATGTCAAGGCCGTCCGGCGGTTCTTCGTCGATGCCGTCGACCCCGAGGACTACGAAGCACTCGGCCGAGCCTTCGCCGCCGTGCTCGCCGTCGACTCGGACGACGACCAGTAACCGTCGCAGCGCAGCCGGCGCGGCCGGGAGTGCAGGAGCGGATCTAGCCGAGACACGTCTTTCCGTCTCGGGTCGATCCGTGACGAACGAGCGGCCCCCGAGCGCCGGCGAGCAGCGCAGTACGTAGAGACCCCGCTCCCGTACGATCGGCATCGACCATGCCGACGACACTCGCCATCTCCGCTCCCGCCGCCGATCTCACCGCCGCGCTGCGCCGCCGAGGTGTTGGTGAGGTACTGGACACGACGAAGCTCACCCGGGCGCTGTACTCCTCCGACGCCTCGCTCTATCGGGTGGTGCCCCAGGCGGTAGCCAGGCCGCGTACCGTCGAGGAGCTCTTGACGGTGCTCGACGGTGCTCGTTCGATTGGCATGCCGGTGACGACCCGGGGCGCTGGCACCTCGTGTGCCGGCAATGCCGTTGGCCCTGGTCTAGTCGTCGATGTCGCCCAGCACCTGAACCGGGTGCACGCCGTCGACCCGGAGCAGCGCACCGCCGTCGTGGACCCGGGCGTGGTGCAGGCGATGCTGCAACGCGAG from Microlunatus phosphovorus NM-1 includes:
- a CDS encoding MarR family winged helix-turn-helix transcriptional regulator, which codes for MAVQWLTEEQQRVWRTYLLGVARLTEELDADLRRSGLDLPEYEILVVLEESPDRRLRMSELADAVHQSRSRLTHTIARMEKTGLVERETCPTDRRGVWAQLTETGYEMLRQTAPSHVKAVRRFFVDAVDPEDYEALGRAFAAVLAVDSDDDQ